The following proteins come from a genomic window of Bos mutus isolate GX-2022 chromosome 21, NWIPB_WYAK_1.1, whole genome shotgun sequence:
- the LINGO1 gene encoding leucine-rich repeat and immunoglobulin-like domain-containing nogo receptor-interacting protein 1 isoform X2, with protein MLAGGARSMPSPLLACWQPILLLVLGSVLSGSATGCPPRCECSAQDRAVLCHRKRFVAVPEGIPTETRLLDLGKNRIKTLNQDEFASFPHLEELELNENIVSAVEPGAFNNLFNLRTLGLRSNRLKLIPLGVFTGLSNLTKLDISENKIVILLDYMFQDLYNLKSLEVGDNDLVYISHRAFSGLNSLEQLTLEKCNLTSIPTEALSHLHGLIVLRLRHLNINAIRDYSFKRLYRLKVLEISHWPYLDTMTPNCLYGLNLTSLSITHCNLTAVPYLAVRHLVYLRFLNLSYNPISTIEGSMLHELLRLQEIQLVGGQLAVVEPYAFRGLNYLRVLNVSGNQLTTLEESAFHSVGNLETLILDSNPLACDCRLLWVFRRRWRLNFNRQQPTCATPEFVQGKEFKDFPDVLLPNYFTCRRARIRDRKAQQVFVDEGHTVQFVCRADGDPPPAILWLSPRKHLVSAKSNGRLTVFPDGTLEVRYAQVQDNGTYLCIAANAGGNDSMPAHLHVRSYSPDWPHQPNKTFAFISNQPGEGEANSTRATVPFPFDIKTLIIATTMGFISFLGVVLFCLVLLFLWSRGKGNTKHNIEIEYVPRKSDAGISSADAPRKFNMKMI; from the coding sequence ATGCTGGCGGGGGGCGCGAGGAGCATGCCCAGCCCCCTCCTGGCCTGCTGGCAGCCCATCCTCCTGCTGGTGCTGGGCTCGGTGCTGTCAGGCTCGGCCACGGGCTGCCCGCCCCGCTGCGAGTGCTCCGCCCAGGACCGCGCGGTGCTCTGCCACCGGAAGCGCTTCGTGGCGGTGCCGGAAGGCATCCCCACCGAGACCCGCCTGCTGGACCTGGGCAAGAACCGCATCAAAACGCTCAACCAGGACGAGTTCGCCAGCTTCCCGCACTTGGAGGAGCTGGAGCTCAATGAGAACATCGTGAGCGCCGTGGAGCCCGGCGCCTTCAACAACCTCTTCAACCTCCGGACGCTGGGGCTCCGCAGCAACCGCCTGAAGCTCATCCCCCTGGGTGTATTCACTGGCCTCAGTAACCTGACCAAGCTGGACATCAGCGAGAACAAGATCGTCATCCTGCTGGACTACATGTTCCAGGACCTGTACAACCTCAAGTCGCTGGAGGTTGGCGACAACGACCTCGTCTACATCTCCCACCGAGCCTTCAGCGGCCTCAATAGCCTGGAGCAGCTGACGCTGGAGAAATGCAATCTGACCTCCATCCCCACCGAGGCGCTGTCCCACCTGCACGGTCTCATCGTCCTGCGGCTGCGGCACCTCAACATCAATGCCATCCGGGACTATTCCTTCAAGAGGCTGTACCGCCTCAAGGTGTTGGAGATCTCGCACTGGCCCTACCTGGACACCATGACTCCCAACTGTCTCTACGGCCTCAACCTgacgtccctgtccatcacgcaCTGCAACCTGACCGCTGTGCCCTACCTGGCCGTGCGCCACCTGGTCTATCTCCGCTTCCTCAACCTCTCCTACAACCCCATCAGCACCATCGAGGGCTCCATGTTGCATGAGCTGCTCAGGCTGCAGGAGATCCAGCTGGTGGGCGGGCAGCTGGCCGTGGTGGAGCCCTATGCCTTCCGCGGCCTCAACTACCTGCGCGTGCTCAACGTCTCCGGAAACCAGCTGACCACGCTGGAGGAGTCGGCTTTCCACTCGGTGGGCAACCTGGAGACCCTCATCCTGGACTCCAACCCGCTGGCCTGCGACTGCCGGCTCCTGTGGGTGTTCCGGCGCCGCTGGCGGCTCAACTTCAACCGGCAGCAGCCCACGTGTGCCACGCCCGAGTTCGTCCAGGGCAAGGAGTTCAAGGACTTCCCCGACGTGCTCCTGCCCAATTACTTCACCTGCCGCCGCGCCCGCATCCGGGACCGCAAGGCCCAGCAGGTGTTCGTGGACGAGGGCCACACGGTGCAGTTCGTGTGCCGGGCGGATGGGGACCCGCCGCCCGCCATCCTCTGGCTCTCGCCGCGCAAGCACCTGGTCTCGGCCAAGAGCAACGGGCGGCTCACGGTCTTCCCTGACGGCACGCTGGAGGTGCGCTACGCCCAGGTACAGGACAACGGCACGTACCTGTGCATCGCGGCCAACGCGGGCGGCAACGACTCCATGCCTGCCCACCTGCATGTGCGCAGCTACTCGCCGGATTGGCCCCATCAGCCCAACAAGACCTTCGCCTTCATCTCCAACCAGCCGGGCGAGGGAGAGGCCAACAGCACCCGCGCCACCGTGCCTTTCCCCTTCGACATCAAGACCCTCATCATCGCCACCACCATGGGCTTCATCTCCTTCCTGGGCGTCGTCCTCTTCTGTCTGGTGCTGCTGTTTCTCTGGAGCCGGGGCAAGGGCAACACAAAGCACAACATCGAGATTGAGTATGTGCCCCGCAAGTCGGACGCAGGCATCAGCTCCGCTGACGCGCCTCGCAAGTTCAACATGAAGATGATCTGA
- the LINGO1 gene encoding leucine-rich repeat and immunoglobulin-like domain-containing nogo receptor-interacting protein 1 isoform X1 — MQVSERMLAGGARSMPSPLLACWQPILLLVLGSVLSGSATGCPPRCECSAQDRAVLCHRKRFVAVPEGIPTETRLLDLGKNRIKTLNQDEFASFPHLEELELNENIVSAVEPGAFNNLFNLRTLGLRSNRLKLIPLGVFTGLSNLTKLDISENKIVILLDYMFQDLYNLKSLEVGDNDLVYISHRAFSGLNSLEQLTLEKCNLTSIPTEALSHLHGLIVLRLRHLNINAIRDYSFKRLYRLKVLEISHWPYLDTMTPNCLYGLNLTSLSITHCNLTAVPYLAVRHLVYLRFLNLSYNPISTIEGSMLHELLRLQEIQLVGGQLAVVEPYAFRGLNYLRVLNVSGNQLTTLEESAFHSVGNLETLILDSNPLACDCRLLWVFRRRWRLNFNRQQPTCATPEFVQGKEFKDFPDVLLPNYFTCRRARIRDRKAQQVFVDEGHTVQFVCRADGDPPPAILWLSPRKHLVSAKSNGRLTVFPDGTLEVRYAQVQDNGTYLCIAANAGGNDSMPAHLHVRSYSPDWPHQPNKTFAFISNQPGEGEANSTRATVPFPFDIKTLIIATTMGFISFLGVVLFCLVLLFLWSRGKGNTKHNIEIEYVPRKSDAGISSADAPRKFNMKMI, encoded by the coding sequence GTGAGTGAGAGGATGCTGGCGGGGGGCGCGAGGAGCATGCCCAGCCCCCTCCTGGCCTGCTGGCAGCCCATCCTCCTGCTGGTGCTGGGCTCGGTGCTGTCAGGCTCGGCCACGGGCTGCCCGCCCCGCTGCGAGTGCTCCGCCCAGGACCGCGCGGTGCTCTGCCACCGGAAGCGCTTCGTGGCGGTGCCGGAAGGCATCCCCACCGAGACCCGCCTGCTGGACCTGGGCAAGAACCGCATCAAAACGCTCAACCAGGACGAGTTCGCCAGCTTCCCGCACTTGGAGGAGCTGGAGCTCAATGAGAACATCGTGAGCGCCGTGGAGCCCGGCGCCTTCAACAACCTCTTCAACCTCCGGACGCTGGGGCTCCGCAGCAACCGCCTGAAGCTCATCCCCCTGGGTGTATTCACTGGCCTCAGTAACCTGACCAAGCTGGACATCAGCGAGAACAAGATCGTCATCCTGCTGGACTACATGTTCCAGGACCTGTACAACCTCAAGTCGCTGGAGGTTGGCGACAACGACCTCGTCTACATCTCCCACCGAGCCTTCAGCGGCCTCAATAGCCTGGAGCAGCTGACGCTGGAGAAATGCAATCTGACCTCCATCCCCACCGAGGCGCTGTCCCACCTGCACGGTCTCATCGTCCTGCGGCTGCGGCACCTCAACATCAATGCCATCCGGGACTATTCCTTCAAGAGGCTGTACCGCCTCAAGGTGTTGGAGATCTCGCACTGGCCCTACCTGGACACCATGACTCCCAACTGTCTCTACGGCCTCAACCTgacgtccctgtccatcacgcaCTGCAACCTGACCGCTGTGCCCTACCTGGCCGTGCGCCACCTGGTCTATCTCCGCTTCCTCAACCTCTCCTACAACCCCATCAGCACCATCGAGGGCTCCATGTTGCATGAGCTGCTCAGGCTGCAGGAGATCCAGCTGGTGGGCGGGCAGCTGGCCGTGGTGGAGCCCTATGCCTTCCGCGGCCTCAACTACCTGCGCGTGCTCAACGTCTCCGGAAACCAGCTGACCACGCTGGAGGAGTCGGCTTTCCACTCGGTGGGCAACCTGGAGACCCTCATCCTGGACTCCAACCCGCTGGCCTGCGACTGCCGGCTCCTGTGGGTGTTCCGGCGCCGCTGGCGGCTCAACTTCAACCGGCAGCAGCCCACGTGTGCCACGCCCGAGTTCGTCCAGGGCAAGGAGTTCAAGGACTTCCCCGACGTGCTCCTGCCCAATTACTTCACCTGCCGCCGCGCCCGCATCCGGGACCGCAAGGCCCAGCAGGTGTTCGTGGACGAGGGCCACACGGTGCAGTTCGTGTGCCGGGCGGATGGGGACCCGCCGCCCGCCATCCTCTGGCTCTCGCCGCGCAAGCACCTGGTCTCGGCCAAGAGCAACGGGCGGCTCACGGTCTTCCCTGACGGCACGCTGGAGGTGCGCTACGCCCAGGTACAGGACAACGGCACGTACCTGTGCATCGCGGCCAACGCGGGCGGCAACGACTCCATGCCTGCCCACCTGCATGTGCGCAGCTACTCGCCGGATTGGCCCCATCAGCCCAACAAGACCTTCGCCTTCATCTCCAACCAGCCGGGCGAGGGAGAGGCCAACAGCACCCGCGCCACCGTGCCTTTCCCCTTCGACATCAAGACCCTCATCATCGCCACCACCATGGGCTTCATCTCCTTCCTGGGCGTCGTCCTCTTCTGTCTGGTGCTGCTGTTTCTCTGGAGCCGGGGCAAGGGCAACACAAAGCACAACATCGAGATTGAGTATGTGCCCCGCAAGTCGGACGCAGGCATCAGCTCCGCTGACGCGCCTCGCAAGTTCAACATGAAGATGATCTGA